The sequence TTAACTAGATAATTGGGCATAGGGCATAGGGCAATGACCTTGAGACATAATTATTCAGTTAAAATATTTCATACTTAATAGTAATTTTTTAATATTTAAAGTTGTTTAAATTTAAATAGACAATATCTATAGTTATTATTTAACAATTATTTAATTCTTTGCAGCGATTACAACTCATATAGCGTCGCTATATTAATAGCATATTTAATAAATAGATCGAAAATAATAATACTTAATATCCAATGCCCAATGCCCCATGCCCAATTTCTAATGCCCAATTTATAATTCTCAAACCATAATAGTATTGATTCCAATAAATATATAGGAGTAGAACAATGTTTAATAAAATGATGGGTCGTACCCGATATGTAGTTTGCCGTATTCTGCTGCATCTAAGCGGTTCGGAAGTTGCGCCTATTTTAGGAGTATTAAACCGTAGCGCTTCAGAAGCGATTGATGCTGAAGGTGATATGGAGGTAATGGGAGAAGAATTAGTTTCAGTTTGCGAAAATCTATTGCAATACGATGAATCTTGGATGTCTGCTGCTAATGAAGGTGATGTGTTTTGGAAGGAAGAAGATGCAGGAGACTACTTTCAAGAATTATTTACCGACTCAGCACAGCGTTATTTAAGCGAACCACCAGCTAACTATTCTAATTCTGATGAATCTTTTAGCGTACCCGTAACCCGGAATGTAGTGGTGATGATTACTGTCGCTTATGAAGGAGAAGTTCCGCAATTAGAAGATGATTTGTCAAATATTGCTGCCCTTCAAGAAGCTTTAAAAGCTTTAATAGATTTAAATTACAAAAATAAATTACGAGCAGTTCAGGTACACTTTTCCCCCGCACAGTTAGGTGATGAACTTACAAACGACCAGTTATTACAGCATTTTACAGAATTAATTCCTTTGTAAATAAAGTTAATCGGTAATGGGTAATGGGTAATGGGTAATTGGAACTCCTCACTCCTTACTCCTAACTCCTGACTCCTTCGGTTCTCCGTACCTAACGCCCTCACAAAGAAGTTGTTAAGCTCAAAGATAGAAGAACAATTACCAAATCATGACAATTTTGCGTAAATTTACAGCGGTTTTTTTAGCCTTGAGTTTGTGTTTTACTACAGTCGCTTGCGGCGGTGGTACAACAACAAGCACCCCGCAAGCTAGAAATGTAACTCGAACTACCACCAACACCAGAATTAGTGATGGTGAGTATCCCGTACAGCAAGCTAGTTATAACGATGCTGATGGAGAATATACGCTATTTCTATTAAATAGCCCTACTCCAACTTTTAAAACCGACAAGTTACAAATGGCTCGTCTTACGGAAGAACAAATCAAAGAAGGTAAAAGTAACTATTTAAAAGTTGAAAACGGACAACCCGCACTTTATTTAACACCAGATTTTAAAATCGAATACACTCAAAACGTTACTGAAACCAGAACAGACCCCGATACCGGACAGCAGCGAACAGTTGTAGTTCAGCGCAACAACGGCTTCTGGGCACCTTTTGCTGGTGCAGTTGCCGGTCAAGCGATTGGTAGTTTATTATTTAGACCGCAGTATTATGTACCACCCGCATATCAGCCAGGAAGGTCTGTATATACAGGCTTTGGTGGTTATGGTAATAGTTACGATGTAGCAGTAGATAGATATCGTCAGCGCTACAACGAACCACCAGCAGCAGTCAGAAATCGTACCACTTTCCGCACCACAGGAAACGCTAGAAGAAGAAATCGTGGAAATTCAGGTTTCGGAACTAATAGAAGCACTACTCCCCGTACAAGCACTGGTAACAGTCGCTCTACAGGTTCCGGATTTGGCAGCAGTACCCTCAAACAATCGGGTAAATCCAGGTCAGTAAGAAACCGTCCTTCTAACAGCAGTTTCGGCAGCGGAACCCGCTCTCGTTCCACCAGAAGCCGCAGTCGTAGCGGTGGTTTTGGTAGCGGACGCAGAAGAAGATAAAGAAAGGTTAGCAGTTGGGCATGGGGAATTGGGCATTGGGCATAGGTAATTGGGAATTGCTTAAAGAGTGATGGGGTAATGTGATGATGATTTTTTATTTTCTTCCTCCCTCACTCCCTCACTCCTTCACTCCCTCACTCCTTCTTCCCCCTCTCCCCACAACTAACAACTAACCACTAACCACTAACCCAGCCTGCTCCCAACGCCCAACCGCTTTACCGATAACCGATAATTCTTGCATCAAACTATCAAAACGTTCTGGCGGAAGAGATTGAGGTCCATCTGATAAAGCTTTTGCGGGGTTGGGATGAACTTCTATCATTAAGGAATCACATCCGGCTGCTATTGCTGCCATCGCCATTGAAGGAACAAGTTCTGATAAACCCGTACCGTGAGAAGGGTCAATCATAACAGGTAAATGAGTTAGCTTTCGCAACACTGGTATTACAGATAAATCTAAAGTATTGCGAGTATACTGACGGTCAAAAGAACGAATACCGCGTTCGCACAAAATTACGTTGGGATTTCCCGAAGCCAGAACGTATTCAGCAGCCATCAGCCATTCTTCAATAGTTGCAGACATTCCTCGCTTTAATAAAACTGGCTTTGGTTGCGCTCCCACCTTTTTAAGCAAAGCAAAATTCTGCATGTTTCTCGCACCAACTTGAACAACATCTGCAACTTCTGCAATTTTGTCTAAGTCGGCAGCGTCCATTACTTCGGTAATGATTCCCAATCCGCTAGCAACTCTAGCTTTAGCTAATAATTCCAAAGCGCTTTCACCATGTCCTTGGAAAGCATAAGGTGAAGTGCGGGGTTTATAAGCACCACCACGGAGAAACTTAGCCCCAGCAGCTTTGACGCGCTGTGCTGTTTCTACAATCATTTCTTCATTTTCTACCGAACAAGGGCCAGCTACAACCACCAAGGGATGATTTTCGCCAAAGGTAACTTCACCATCGGGAGTATTAACTACAATTCCCGAAGCTTCCCCATGACGAAACTGACGACTAGCACGTTTGAAAGGCTTTTCTACCCGCAACACTTGCTCAATCCAAGGACTTACCTCTTGAATTTGCAGCGGATCTAAACTTGCTGTTTCTCCAACTAAGCCAATTACTACTTTATGTTGACCTACTATTTTTTCTGGTGTCAGTCCCCAGTTAACCATTTCTTCACTGATGCGTTTAACTTCCTGTTCGGGAGAACCGACTTTCATTACTATAATCATGGAAAACTTACCGATATCTACTTAATCGCTAATTAAAATCTAACGTTAATAGCTAATTTTTGCTTGGCAGATATAAGTCATAGTTTGTACATAAAAATGAAATAATTGTGATTTTAATCAGGAAAATTCTAGCGTGTGTTATCGCGGAGGGTAACGCACCGCCATATTTTATGGGACAGACTACTATTCGTTTTCATTAAAATTGATGGGTTTTGACAAGCAGGGGGAGCAGGGGAAGCAGGGGAGCAGGGGGAGAAAAGAATTTTGAGAAAAATAAATCCTTTAAAATTAATGAAAAGAACCACTATTACCACTAATGCCTTTGATTAATTTTGAAGGGGTTTGCGTAGTAATGCGCCACTTAATATAAATTCCCTATTACCAATTACCCATTACCAATTACCCAATAAATAAAGAATGAAGAACGAACTTTAACATTCATCCTTCACTCTTCATACATTTTCATTTTTCTCAATCAGTTAAGCGATCGCCTTTAA comes from Rivularia sp. PCC 7116 and encodes:
- the aroF gene encoding 3-deoxy-7-phosphoheptulonate synthase, with translation MIIVMKVGSPEQEVKRISEEMVNWGLTPEKIVGQHKVVIGLVGETASLDPLQIQEVSPWIEQVLRVEKPFKRASRQFRHGEASGIVVNTPDGEVTFGENHPLVVVAGPCSVENEEMIVETAQRVKAAGAKFLRGGAYKPRTSPYAFQGHGESALELLAKARVASGLGIITEVMDAADLDKIAEVADVVQVGARNMQNFALLKKVGAQPKPVLLKRGMSATIEEWLMAAEYVLASGNPNVILCERGIRSFDRQYTRNTLDLSVIPVLRKLTHLPVMIDPSHGTGLSELVPSMAMAAIAAGCDSLMIEVHPNPAKALSDGPQSLPPERFDSLMQELSVIGKAVGRWEQAGLVVSG
- a CDS encoding DUF1517 domain-containing protein, with product MFNKMMGRTRYVVCRILLHLSGSEVAPILGVLNRSASEAIDAEGDMEVMGEELVSVCENLLQYDESWMSAANEGDVFWKEEDAGDYFQELFTDSAQRYLSEPPANYSNSDESFSVPVTRNVVVMITVAYEGEVPQLEDDLSNIAALQEALKALIDLNYKNKLRAVQVHFSPAQLGDELTNDQLLQHFTELIPL